Proteins from one Oenanthe melanoleuca isolate GR-GAL-2019-014 chromosome 1, OMel1.0, whole genome shotgun sequence genomic window:
- the SETD4 gene encoding SET domain-containing protein 4 isoform X1, whose product MKKSRGRTGRRRRRKHLKSFKDGVNCSHKLEYIKLKKWLKERGFEDSNLRPAEFWETGRGLMTTKALQTGDLIISLPEKCLLTTSTVLSSCLGGHIVKWKPPVSPLLALCTFLIAEKHAGEKSAWKPYLDVLPKTYTCLACLEPDVINLLPKPLKKKAQEQKMMIQELFRSSKAFFSSLQPLFAENTGTIFNYSALEWAWCTINTRTIYMKHPHRECFSLEPDVYALAPYLDLLNHSPNVQVKAAFNEQTRSYEIWTNSQCKKYQEVFICYGPHDNQRLLLEYGFVAMDNPHSSVYVSPDTLLKYFSPLDKERKAKVSILKDHNYLENLNFGWEGPSWRLLTALKVLRLAADEFACWRRILLGDVTSARNEQQALGTAAKICQFLTEETQHVLLQISQLKREKENLKSHLALVEMLHSENLKILQKSAEILCNLNLGTT is encoded by the exons atgaagaaaagcagaggtcGGACAGGTcgaaggagaagaagaaaacacttgAAGAGTTTTAAGGATGGAG tcaacTGCAGTCACAAGCTGGAATACATTAAACTGAAGAAGTGGCTAAAAGAGAGAGGATTTGAAGACAGTAATTTAAGGCCAGCAGAGTTCTGGG AGACAGGGAGAGGATTGATGACAACAAAAGCTCTGCAG acAGGAGATCTGATTATTTCCTTGCCTGAGAAGTGTTTGCTCACCACGAGCActgtcctcagcagctgcttgggAGGACACATTGTGAA ATGGAAGCCCCCTGTGTCTCCTTTGCTGGCACTGTGCACGTTTTTGATAGCAGAGAAACATGCTGGGGAGAAATCTGCATGGAAGCCCTACCTGGATGTTCTACCCAAAACTTACACTTGCCTTGCTTGTTTGGAACCTGATGTCATAAATCTGCTCCCCAAACCCTTAAAAAAGAAGGCTCAGGAGCAAAAAATGATGATCCAAGAGCTGTTTAGGTCTTCCAaagctttcttctcttccctgcagcCTTTATTTGCTGAGAACACAGGAactatttttaattacagtgCTTTGGAGTGGGCTTGGTGCACTATAAATACCAGGACAATCTACATGAAACATCCACACAGGGAATGTTTTTCCCTGGAGCCAGATGTTTATGCATTGGCACCATATTTAGATTTGCTAAACCACAGCCCAAATGTTCAG GTCAAGGCTGCATTTAATGAGCAGACAAGGAGCTATGAAATTTGGACAAATTCACAGTGCAAAAAATACCAGGAAGTTTTTATCTGCTATGGACCTCATGATAatcagaggctgctgctggaatatGGATTTGTTGCCATGGACAACCCTCACAGCAGTGTTTATGTCTCACCAG atactctcctgaaatatttctcacCACTGGACAAGGAGAGAAAGGCCAAAGTTTCCATTCTAAAGGATCATAATTACCTAGA GAACCTGAACTTTGGGTGGGAGGGACCATCCTGGAGACTCCTCACAGCCCTCAAGGTGCTGAGGCTGGCAGCAGATGAGTT TGCCTGCTGGAGGAGGATCCTGCTTGGTGATGTCACTTCAGCCAGGAATGAGCAGCAGGCTTTGGGTACAGCAGCAAAAATTTGTCAGTTTTTAACAGAGGAGACCCAGCATGTCCTTCTCCAG ATTTCTCAGctgaaaagggagaaggagaacCTCAAATCCCACCTGGCTTTGGTGGAAATGCTGCATTCAGAAAACCTCAAGATCCTTCAAAAATCAGCTGAGATCCTTTGCAACTTGAATTTAGGAACAACTTGA
- the SETD4 gene encoding SET domain-containing protein 4 isoform X2 translates to MKKSRGRTGRRRRRKHLKSFKDGVNCSHKLEYIKLKKWLKERGFEDSNLRPAEFWETGRGLMTTKALQTGDLIISLPEKCLLTTSTVLSSCLGGHIVNALEWAWCTINTRTIYMKHPHRECFSLEPDVYALAPYLDLLNHSPNVQVKAAFNEQTRSYEIWTNSQCKKYQEVFICYGPHDNQRLLLEYGFVAMDNPHSSVYVSPDTLLKYFSPLDKERKAKVSILKDHNYLENLNFGWEGPSWRLLTALKVLRLAADEFACWRRILLGDVTSARNEQQALGTAAKICQFLTEETQHVLLQISQLKREKENLKSHLALVEMLHSENLKILQKSAEILCNLNLGTT, encoded by the exons atgaagaaaagcagaggtcGGACAGGTcgaaggagaagaagaaaacacttgAAGAGTTTTAAGGATGGAG tcaacTGCAGTCACAAGCTGGAATACATTAAACTGAAGAAGTGGCTAAAAGAGAGAGGATTTGAAGACAGTAATTTAAGGCCAGCAGAGTTCTGGG AGACAGGGAGAGGATTGATGACAACAAAAGCTCTGCAG acAGGAGATCTGATTATTTCCTTGCCTGAGAAGTGTTTGCTCACCACGAGCActgtcctcagcagctgcttgggAGGACACATTGTGAA tgCTTTGGAGTGGGCTTGGTGCACTATAAATACCAGGACAATCTACATGAAACATCCACACAGGGAATGTTTTTCCCTGGAGCCAGATGTTTATGCATTGGCACCATATTTAGATTTGCTAAACCACAGCCCAAATGTTCAG GTCAAGGCTGCATTTAATGAGCAGACAAGGAGCTATGAAATTTGGACAAATTCACAGTGCAAAAAATACCAGGAAGTTTTTATCTGCTATGGACCTCATGATAatcagaggctgctgctggaatatGGATTTGTTGCCATGGACAACCCTCACAGCAGTGTTTATGTCTCACCAG atactctcctgaaatatttctcacCACTGGACAAGGAGAGAAAGGCCAAAGTTTCCATTCTAAAGGATCATAATTACCTAGA GAACCTGAACTTTGGGTGGGAGGGACCATCCTGGAGACTCCTCACAGCCCTCAAGGTGCTGAGGCTGGCAGCAGATGAGTT TGCCTGCTGGAGGAGGATCCTGCTTGGTGATGTCACTTCAGCCAGGAATGAGCAGCAGGCTTTGGGTACAGCAGCAAAAATTTGTCAGTTTTTAACAGAGGAGACCCAGCATGTCCTTCTCCAG ATTTCTCAGctgaaaagggagaaggagaacCTCAAATCCCACCTGGCTTTGGTGGAAATGCTGCATTCAGAAAACCTCAAGATCCTTCAAAAATCAGCTGAGATCCTTTGCAACTTGAATTTAGGAACAACTTGA